The window TAAAGATATGTACaacttcattttttatttttgaatttattagatgaatgtaaaagaaaaattttatgttttgatattcaataaattttagtGCGATGATATTCTCATGTTTTTTAGACAATTTTTTGactatttgtttaattattttacattgaattctatcattatttcacatgatatgatattattgctcaaaataatattatttttgaagatcAACACTTATATCATGTGAGGTAACAATTTGAGTTTTGgcatatttatttaagctttggAATCCCTTACTTCTCTTGGatcaagtaaatttttttttttacactcaTGGTGTTGTAAAATCATGAAGGTTTATTATATTAGCCTCATATAATCATGACACACGCAACGCGTGTGCCTCGGTGGCTAGTGTAAATGATGTTGATGaagcctaggcacagtggatgggtaatcttatcactgatgtccgacagccgccgggtaccgcgattctatgtatgatggatccatcataaataacgatgtacgatagtcacctctaatgaactgaattcactgaatgatgaatgatgattaacgatgagctgttttgacacgtcatgattttacacgacacgtttatgttatgtttttaaAGTTCATAAAAGGTATGTTTAGTatgttatttttcactgctgtgtgccatgtatatatgtacttgttatttatgcTACGGgtctgttgagtctttagactcaataggcatgtgtgatgcaggtgagtttgatgtcgaggggactggaggtgaaGAACTCTGAGTCGGCAGACCTGGTGGGCGACACGACCCGAAGACCTCATGTTTTTCCGCACatttatgattttacgatttgagATGATATGGGCATTTTATACGATGTTTTATTTTACTGTTCGATGTAACATTTTTACTCGTCTTTGCTTCGTTACATTTTTATTGGTAAttacttatgattatttttacaTGGTATTTTAAGTAGgactgcatgcatgcaaaaatattcaaacgcttattttcaaaatgtgagcttttaaaaaaaatatatttccgcactttttaAAATGGTAGATGTTACAtgaaaagtctatgtttaaagattgagattaaaatattaaagtttaagTTAATTCGCGAATTAAACGCTCTAGGAATtaaataatatgaaattaaatcgAATGCCTGAATTTAAGCTaaacaaaaatattagaaatttaatttaagcttaaataattatttgggatggtctagagtcaatgaaagtaagaaaaagtcaaaattcagaaattatatgtccaaggataaaacaatcattttacacATGAAAAATAGTAGACATCCTGgaagtgccctgaatgctgtaaaatatgttaatatgcttatttttagtgtttatgaaatgatatgatgaaataTTATTGGCAAAAGAcatattgcatgcttggtttaaatgaaaaatgatttatatatgcttaaatttttataagtgatgaaaatacgaaaagttgaaggaggtgaagtgattgtgactaatacgatgatatgatgattatgatgatatgtaaggccaaggctcagttgaagggtgagagtgtcgctgatgtccccgccacccagtactTTGGTTACACGTAGacggatccatcgaccttcaccggatacgaaagtcacaattaactatccaaattcaataaaaaaaatgtatatgtatatgatgaaaaaggaaaaaatgtttatgattaagCATGTTCTTGAAAAGtatttaagtaaaagtattttttctGTTGCTGGTGGTTGTacatgtattacttgctatcatggttaaggttgctgagtcaatagactcactaggtgtgatcgatgcaggtgagcgtgatattgatgttgttgaGGGCATTGGTGATTGATCTTGCTGGACCGAAGGTGGACATAACCCGAGGATCAGTGCTAGCTTtccacaatttaaaataagtttatgatttaattttacgttaaagatttttatgacttttatgatgcttgtgagaggtttttgagaggatgttagagttagtTTTATTTTGCAATATTGCAAagttaggtttggtaaacgattgacgattttatgttttgaattctttcttttggattttcaaatatagttggttgttttatttttaaatggtgcaaagttattttaaaaatatttttatatatatgtatatgtatatattcgGCCGAATGAGtagaatagaaaaaaaaaaaattctagtacattttaaataaaaatgagtagtggacgtttcatcaATATCTGTCCAACCGCCCAGCGGCAAGCCATTTATATTTGAGGCAACCTGACATCAGCAGATACTGcacatcatttcttgcatcTGTGCGAGGAAGCTCATGAGGAGAAGATGCCAGGCGTTTTTGGCCAGCATTTTGACAATGTCAGAGACAGTCAGTTAGAGGCTCGAGGAGGTCGAAATTGTCAGGGACTTGCCCAGTGTTTTCCCAGACGACGTTTCAGGCATTCCATCGGATAGGGAGGTGGACTTTTCTATCGAGCTCATGCTAGGTACCGTGCCtatttctaaggcaccctatcaTCTAGCACCTGCAGAGATGAAAGAACTGAAGGATCAGATATAAGACTTgctagataagggtttcattcgccctagcttTTCTCCgtggggcgcaccagtactgtttgttaagaagaaggatggcagcatgcgactttgcattgactacagGGAGCTGAATCGTGTCACAGTCAAGAACAAAGTATCCACTACCCAGGatcgaggatttatttgatcagcttcagggagcatcggtattctcgaagatagatctccGATCTAGATAGCATCAGCTGAAAGTAAGAGAGCCTGACATGCATAAGACGGCATTCAGgacgcgttatgggcactatgagctTTTGGTGATGCTTTTCGGTTTGACTAACGCGCTAGCGATCtttatggatctcatgaatggcgtgtttcagccatatttggatcagtttgtcatagttttcattgacgacatcctgatctattcgaagagcagagaggagcacagtcagcaacTGAGGACCATACTACAGACTTTACATGACATATGACTGTATGCCatgttcagtaagtgcgagttctggctagacagagtggcattcttgggccatATTGTATCTCAGGATGGTATAGAGGTCGACCCAGTAAAATtgaggcagtcagagattggccagtgcctaagagcgtgacagaaatccgtagtttcttgggattgTCTGGATATTACAGGAAGTTTATTCAAGGCTTCTCATTTATTGCAGTGCCTATGacctccttgacgaagaagaatttCAAGTTTATTGGGGGACCGGAGTAACAGGAAATTTCTAACAAAATGAAGCAGGCGTTGACCCTGGCACCAGTTCTAGCTTTGCCATCAGGGCGAAGAGAGTTTGTggtatatacagatgcttcgaaactcggtttgggcgcagtaATGATGCATCATGACAGATTTATATCTTATGCATCCCGATAGTTGAAGGTCAATGAacagaattatccgactcattaCCTCGAGCTAGCGGCAGTGGTATTtgccttgaaaatttggaaacatTATCTGTATAAagagaagtgcaggattttcacTGACCACAAGAGTCTGAAGTACTTATTCACATAGAAAGACCTGAGCATGAGACAGCGAAGTTGgctagagctagtgaaggattatgactgcaACATTAGCTACCATTCGGGCAAGgttaatgtagttgcagatgcccTGTGCAGGAAGACTGCAGTGATCACTCAGTTGTCAGTATAGAGAACATTGTAGGCAGAGATTCAGTggtttgagcttgcagtttatgctAGGGGCAGTGCCCTTAGTCTTTCTACCCTTACAGTGCAGTCGACACTGAGAGAAAGAATTCAGGCAGGGATACTtctgatgagcagttacagaagtggagacagagggatgAGGCTAAGGGCCGAAGGTTGTATACAGTTGTGGATAGCATAGTCAGACATAAGGACagactatgggttcctagcagtgattcctTGAGAGCAGATACCTTGAGTGAGGCCCACACTACCCCGTACGCCATCCATCCAgaaagtacgaagatgtataatgatCTTCAGTCTCTTTATTGGTGGAGGGATATTTTGCGTTTtgtctccgagtgtttgacatgtcagcaggttaaggcggagcatcagagacctgcagaaaagctgagaccactccctattcccaaGTAGAAATGAGATAATATTGCCATGGATTTCGTTACAGTGCTTCCGAGGACAACTGGTGAgtataatgccatttgggtgatattTGATCGGCTTACTAAATCAGCACACTTTTTATCGATCAGGAAGACTTTCgccatgactcagtacgcagagctgtatatcagagagatagttagactgcatgggattccagtgtccatcgtgtAAGATagggatccgaggttcacgtctGCATTCTGGAAAAGTCTGCATTAGGCTTTGGGTACTAAGCTGCTATTCAGTACTGACTTCCATTCTCAGACCGACAGACAGTCAGAAAGGGTGATTCAGACATTGGAGGATCTGCTCAAAGCGTGtgtgatcgacttccagggTAGTTGGGAGCCGAAATTACCTCTTGTAgagttcacgtacaacaacagttatcaagcaTCGatcggtatggctccatatgagacATTATATGGGAGGAAGTGCAGGTCCCCAGTGTATTGGGACGAGGTAG of the Primulina huaijiensis isolate GDHJ02 chromosome 1, ASM1229523v2, whole genome shotgun sequence genome contains:
- the LOC140971501 gene encoding uncharacterized protein; this translates as MKQALTLAPVLALPSGRREFVLKVNEQNYPTHYLELAAVKDLSMRQRSWLELVKDYDCNISYHSGKVNVVADALCRKTAVITQFAVDTERKNSGRDTSDEQLQKWRQRDEAKGRRLYTVVDSIVRHKDRLWVPSSDSLRADTLSEAHTTPYAIHPESTKMYNDLQSLYWWRDILRFTDRQSERVIQTLEDLLKACVIDFQGSWEPKLPLVEFTYNNSYQASIGMAPYETLYGRKCRSPVYWDEVEERVKIGPDIVSQTAELMAKIRDRMKNAQSR